In the genome of Kluyveromyces marxianus DMKU3-1042 DNA, complete genome, chromosome 1, one region contains:
- the KIC1 gene encoding putative serine/threonine protein kinase KIC1 yields the protein MATGSTNNATSLFKRKEIIGRGKFGVVYKAYHVKTQQVYAIKVLNLDNTEDEVEDIRKEIQFLSSLKQAPNITHYYGSYLNDTKLWVIMEYCAGGSLRTLLRPGVIEEKYIGVIMREILVALVSIHRDNVIHRDIKAANILISNNGSVKLCDFGVAAQLSQSMLKRQTMAGTPYWMAPEVIMEGVYYDTKVDIWSLGITAYEIATGNPPYCHMEAIRAMQMITKSKPPRLEGREYSQPLKEFIALCLDEDPRERPSAEDLSKSKLIKQERGTSTSVLRELITRYLLFREKNEHYKQEEEQNQAKRKSNSSLDANMWGSSNENSQDEIDIKWDFDSLSSKEYILENDINVEAIPEEADWIKYSPQEVNYAYPEEDYYNSNKPYFPYYQGSTIGRTFNNNNNTNTNNNNNTNTNNNTNTNNNPGTAQLSTMHAMNPNTGNGNGNNNNNIYTTNANSNIATNQHNSHFTKHYQQTATGTANHYSRHTGTTTHGTSKRSETKASKQLLQLFDDKPEEVYDFPKLSKTVSSFSIQPNAGGGHAEHDNDGRPDIRNIHSQSTPALSILQTNFKTNMPGAGSSSVLPTPIEIEIPEELPVTKESSITMNMNMNMNSTKPRSATVSSMTHKTTPALQRRPTVSGQPSAQLAAYRSDVSSGASSVPAGAATSMQANSGPSLLPMGAGPGAGTGTGTNTGAGAGAGTGASASVPAPAGISTSSTGNGAASMGNGGYSNMSVRSPSPTRGSNGVSPEKKILDAVQHQSSIYSNTPPVMKQLQTSSDILLQSMNSPMDKKGKEEEPSRINRDFKKQHPNLKLQMPSPTTLVGSNKLLDGTSHLEEGGGGGGGNSGSASAHPHSSTTAQTVNQFGINTSNAQISVAMTPVAEKRFGDLKPRKRSTSASTSSRNNSITNEHGGSLGMLGAPGVPTIPAVPAGAGAGASVQAQGVPISASVPAQINTGTANTSANVTATNATATNTTASTTPGNASGTAPAVAVVSASVTPSTGLMMDAPPKSLSMDMFIDVPDDHRADRKPTVLSELDTLLKLFEDGLTVMELTLRNSLPQDSPEEE from the coding sequence ATGGCTACTGGCTCAACAAACAATGCTACATCCCTTTTCAAAAGGAAGGAGATCATCGGAAGAGGTAAATTCGGTGTTGTTTACAAGGCGTATCATGTTAAGACGCAACAGGTATATGCGATCAAAGTGTTAAATTTAGATAACACTGAAGATGAGGTGGAAGATATTCGTAAGGAAATCCAATTTTTATCTTCGTTGAAGCAGGCACCTAATATTACACATTACTATGGATCCTATTTGAATGACACGAAGCTATGGGTGATCATGGAGTATTGTGCAGGAGGTTCGCTTCGGACGTTACTTCGACCAGGTGTGATCGAGGAGAAGTACATTGGTGTTATAATGCGAGAGATTTTGGTGGCGCTAGTTTCGATTCACAGAGATAATGTGATTCACAGAGATATCAAGGCGGCTAACATATTGATTTCGAACAACGGTAGTGTAAAGCTATGTGACTTTGGTGTTGCTGCGCAACTTTCTCAATCAATGTTGAAACGACAAACAATGGCTGGAACTCCGTACTGGATGGCGCCGGAAGTGATCATGGAAGGGGTATATTATGATACTAAGGTGGATATATGGTCGTTAGGTATAACTGCGTATGAGATTGCCACTGGTAATCCGCCATACTGCCACATGGAGGCTATCAGAGCGATGCAGATGATTACGAAATCAAAACCTCCAAGACTTGAAGGGCGAGAATATTCACAGCCATTGAAAGAATTCATCGCATTATGCCTTGACGAGGATCCTCGGGAAAGACCATCTGCGGAAGATTTATCGAAGAGTAAGTTAATCAAGCAAGAGAGAGGAACGAGCACCTCGGTGCTACGAGAACTTATAACGCGATATTTACTGTTCAGAGAAAAGAACGAACATTAtaagcaagaagaagagcaaaaCCAGGCAAAGAGGAAATCCAACTCTTCTTTAGATGCGAACATGTGGGGTTCAAGTAACGAAAACTCACAGGATGAGATTGATATAAAATGGGATTTCGACTCGTTAAGCTCGAAGGAATACATCTTGGAAAACGATATCAATGTTGAAGCTATTCCGGAAGAAGCAGATTGGATCAAATATTCCCCACAAGAGGTTAACTATGCGTACCCAGAAGAAGACTATTACAACTCTAACAAGCCGTATTTCCCATATTACCAGGGATCCACGATTGGACGCACCtttaacaacaacaataatactaatactaataataataataacaccaatactaataataatactaatactaataataaccCCGGAACAGCACAACTTTCGACTATGCACGCGATGAATCCGAACACAGGCAACGGCAAcggcaacaacaacaacaatatctACACAACGAATGCCAATAGCAACATCGCCACAAACCAGCACAACTCCCATTTCACTAAACATTACCAGCAAACGGCTACTGGTACTGCGAACCACTATAGCCGTCACACAGGAACCACGACTCATGGAACGTCAAAGAGAAGCGAGACAAAAGCGTCCAAGCAATTACTCCAGCTATTTGACGACAAACCTGAAGAGGTTTACGATTTCCCAAAGCTGAGTAAGACAGTCTCATCGTTCAGCATCCAGCCCAATGCTGGTGGAGGCCATGCGGAACATGACAACGACGGCAGGCCAGACATACGGAATATACACAGTCAAAGCACACCGGCGTTATCCATACTCCAGACAAACTTCAAGACGAACATGCCAGGTGCGGGCAGCTCATCGGTGTTACCAACTCCTATTGAGATCGAGATCCCCGAGGAGTTACCCGTGACGAAAGAATCTTCTATAACGATGAACATGAACATGAACATGAACAGTACAAAGCCGCGGTCTGCGACAGTTTCTTCGATGACGCACAAGACGACACCTGCGTTACAGCGCAGGCCTACAGTTAGCGGACAGCCTTCAGCGCAGCTTGCTGCGTATCGGTCTGACGTGTCTAGTGGTGCAAGCAGTGTCCCTGCTGGCGCAGCAACATCTATGCAGGCAAACTCTGGTCCGTCCCTGCTACCCATGGGTGCAGGTCCGGGTGCGGGTACAGGTACAGGTACAAATACGGGTGCGGGTGCGGGCGCGGGTACGGGTGCTTCCGCTTCCGTCCCCGCTCCTGCAGGCATCAGCACTTCCTCCACGGGGAATGGTGCCGCCTCCATGGGGAATGGCGGCTATTCCAACATGAGCGTGAGATCTCCGTCGCCTACGCGTGGCTCTAACGGGGTATCTCcggaaaagaaaatactGGACGCTGTGCAGCACCAAAGCTCGATATACAGCAACACACCGCCCGTAATGAAGCAGTTACAGACAAGCAGCGACATACTGTTGCAGTCAATGAACTCGCCAATGGACAAGAAAGGCAAGGAGGAGGAGCCCAGCAGAATCAACCGTGATTTCAAGAAGCAGCACCCAAACCTCAAGTTACAGATGCCTTCGCCAACGACACTGGTTGGGTCGAACAAGCTATTGGACGGCACATCGCACTTGGAAGAGGGCGGCGGCGGCGGCGGCGGCAATTCGGGATCTGCCTCTGCACATCCGCATTCCAGTACAACCGCGCAGACGGTGAACCAGTTCGGGATTAACACGAGCAATGCGCAAATCTCCGTGGCAATGACTCCTGTTGCGGAAAAACGGTTCGGAGACTTGAAGCCGCGGAAACGGAGCACGAGTGCCAGCACGTCGAGCCGCAACAACAGCATTACCAACGAGCACGGCGGTTCGCTGGGAATGTTGGGAGCGCCTGGTGTACCGACAATACCGGCGGTACCGGCAGGCGCAGGTGCAGGCGCCTCTGTCCAGGCTCAAGGAGTTCCAATTTCAGCGTCAGTGCCCGCCCAGATTAACACTGGTACTGCCAATACCAGTGCAAACGTTACAGCTACGAACGCTACCGCTACGAATACCACCGCTAGCACGACCCCAGGAAACGCCTCGGGCACAGCCCCAGCAGTTGCAGTGGTGTCGGCCTCAGTGACGCCTTCTACGGGACTCATGATGGACGCGCCCCCAAAGTCTCTTTCGATGGACATGTTCATAGACGTTCCGGATGACCACCGCGCGGACAGAAAACCTACTGTTCTGTCAGAACTCGACACGCTTCTCAAGCTCTTCGAAGACGGACTCACCGTGATGGAGCTGACGCTACGCAACTCGCTCCCCCAGGACTCCCCGGAAGAGGAGTAG
- the GRE3 gene encoding trifunctional aldehyde reductase/xylose reductase/glucose 1-dehydrogenase (NADP(+)), whose product MTYLAPTVTLNNGSKMPLVGLGCWKIPNEVCAEQVYEAIKLGYRLFDGAQDYANEKEVGQGINRAIKEGIVKREDLVVVSKLWNSFHHPDNVRTAVERTLNDLQLDYLDLFYIHFPLAFKFVPLDEKYPPGFYTGKDNFAKEIIEEEPVPILDTYRALEKLVDEGLIKSLGISNFSGALIQDLLRGARIKPVALQIEHHPYLVQDRLITYAQKVGLQVVAYSSFGPLSFVELNNEKALHTKTLFENDTIKAIAQKHNVTPSHVLLKWSTQRGIAVIPKSSKKERLLENLKIEETFTLSDEEIKEINGLDQGLRFNDPWDWLGNEFPTFI is encoded by the coding sequence ATGACATACCTCGCACCAACAGTTACCTTGAACAATGGATCCAAGATGCCGCTAGTCGGCTTGGGATGCTGGAAAATCCCAAACGAAGTGTGTGCCGAACAGGTGTACGAAGCCATCAAGTTGGGCTACCGCTTGTTCGACGGCGCGCAGGACTACGCCAACGAAAAAGAGGTGGGCCAAGGTATTAACAGAGCCATCAAGGAAGGAATCGTCAAGAGAGAAGACTTGGTCGTCGTTTCTAAGTTGTGGAACAGTTTCCACCACCCAGACAACGTGCGTACCGCAGTCGAAAGAACTTTGAACGACTTGCAATTGGACTACTTGGACTTGTTCTACATCCATTTCCCATTGGCTTTCAAGTTCGTGCCACTAGACGAAAAGTACCCTCCAGGTTTCTACACAGGTAAGGACAATTTCGCCAAGGAAATCATCGAAGAGGAGCCTGTCCCAATCTTGGACACCTACAGAGCCCTTGAGAAGTTGGTCGACGAAGGTTTGATCAAATCTTTGGGTATCTCAAACTTTTCGGGTGCATTGATCCAGGACTTGTTGCGTGGCGCCCGTATCAAGCCAGTCGCCTTGCAGATCGAACACCACCCATACTTGGTCCAGGACCGCTTGATCACGTACGCCCAAAAGGTGGGCTTGCAAGTCGTCGCCTACTCCAGTTTCGGCCCACTATCCTTTGTCGAGTTGAACAACGAAAAGGCCTTGCACACAAAGACTTTGTTCGAAAACGACACCATCAAGGCCATTGCTCAAAAACACAACGTCACCCCATCCCACGTCTTGTTGAAGTGGTCCACCCAACGTGGTATCGCCGTCATTCCAAAGTCCTCCAAGAAGGAACGTCTCCTCGAGAACTTGAAGATCGAAGAGACCTTTACCTTGTCCGACGAAGAGATCAAGGAGATCAACGGCTTGGACCAGGGATTGAGATTTAACGACCCATGGGACTGGTTGGGCAACGAATTCCCAACCTTTATCTAA
- the TRR1 gene encoding thioredoxin-disulfide reductase (mitochondrial), giving the protein MVHHKVTIIGSGPAAHTAAIYLARAEIKPTLYEGFMANGIAAGGQLTTTTEIENFPGFPEGLTGSELMDKMKAQSVKFGTEVITETVAKVDLSSKPFKFWTEFNEDQEPETTDAIILATGASAKRLHLPGEEKYWQQGISACAVCDGAVPIFRNKPLAVIGGGDSACEEAQFLTKYGSKVYMLVRKDHLRASQIMQRRAEQNEKIEILYNHVTLEAKGDDKYLNALKVKNVKTNEEYDLPVNGLFYAIGHSPATKIVAGQVDLDDAGYVKTVPGSSLTSVPGVFAAGDVQDSRYRQAITSAGSGCMAALDAEKYLTELE; this is encoded by the coding sequence ATGGTTCATCACAAGGTAACAATTATTGGTTCCGGCCCAGCAGCCCACACCGCCGCCATTTACTTGGCTAGAGCAGAAATCAAGCCTACCCTATACGAGGGTTTCATGGCTAATGGTATCGCCGCCGGTGGTCAACTAACAACCACCACTGAAATCGAAAACTTCCCAGGTTTCCCAGAAGGTTTGACCGGTAGTGAATTGATGGATAAGATGAAGGCTCAATCTGTCAAGTTTGGTACCGAGGTGATTACCGAAACCGTTGCAAAGGTGGACTTGTCCAGCAAGCCATTCAAGTTCTGGACCGAATTCAACGAGGACCAAGAACCAGAAACTACCGATGCCATTATCTTGGCTACCGGTGCCTCCGCTAAGCGTCTACACTTGCCAGGTGAAGAGAAGTACTGGCAACAGGGTATCTCCGCCTGTGCCGTTTGTGACGGTGCAGTGCCAATCTTCAGAAACAAGCCATTGGCTGTCATCGGTGGTGGTGACTCTGCCTGTGAAGAAGCACAATTTTTGACCAAGTACGGTTCCAAGGTGTACATGCTTGTCAGAAAGGACCACTTGCGTGCCTCTCAAATCATGCAAAGACGTGCTgaacaaaacgaaaagatcGAAATCTTGTACAACCACGTCACCTTGGAAGCCAAGGGTGACGACAAGTACTTGAATGCATTGAAGGTCAAGAACGTAAAGACCAATGAAGAATACGACTTGCCAGTTAACGGATTATTCTACGCCATTGGTCACTCCCCAGCTACCAAAATTGTTGCTGGACAAGTCGATCTTGACGATGCTGGCTACGTTAAGACCGTCCCAGGCTCCTCTTTGACTAGCGTCCCAGGTGTTTTCGCTGCTGGTGATGTCCAAGATTCTAGATACAGACAAGCTATCACTTCCGCTGGCTCTGGTTGTATGGCCGCTTTGGATGCTGAAAAGTACCTAACTGAATTGGAATAA
- the CDC12 gene encoding septin CDC12 yields the protein MTTEEVVGISNLPNQIYKLVSKQGGVFTLLTCGESGLGKTTFINTLFQTTLKPSDARTGRSIQGPIKKTVEIDILRAELEEKNFTLKLNVIDTPGFGDNVNNDKSWQQIIDFIDDQHDSYMRQEQQPYRDVKFDLRVHAVLYFIRPTGHGLKPLDIETMKRISTRANLIPVIAKADTLTSQELQDFKLRIRQVIEAQEIRIFTPPLNETQDDPAAMEHARQLIESMPFAIVGSEDQFDNGSGTKVVARKYPWGLVEVENDQHCDFRKLRSLLLRTNLLDLILSTQELHYETYRRLRLESHLGGSSSDIANDKLGSNFVAAPARKLSHNPKFKEEENALKKYFTDQVKAEEQRFRQWEQNIVNERIKLNGDLEKIQAEVKKLEDQVATLKLRKR from the coding sequence ATGACGACCGAAGAAGTTGTAGGAATCTCTAACTTGCCAAATCAGATTTACAAGCTGGTTTCGAAGCAAGGTGGTGTTTTCACGTTACTAACTTGTGGTGAAAGTGGGTTGGGTAAGACTACATTCATTAACACGCTTTTCCAGACGACTTTGAAGCCATCTGACGCGCGTACTGGACGTTCCATTCAAGGTCCTATCAAGAAAACGGTTGAGATTGACATACTACGTGCTGAGCTCGAGGAAAAGAACTTTACTTTGAAGCTAAATGTAATTGACACGCCTGGGTTTGGTGACAATGTGAATAACGACAAATCGTGGCAGCAAATCATCGATTTCATAGACGATCAACACGACTCGTACATGCGTCAGGAACAGCAGCCATACAGAGACGTCAAGTTTGATTTGAGGGTTCACGCtgtattatatttcatCAGACCAACCGGGCACGGCTTGAAGCCACTCGATATCGAGACAATGAAGAGGATCAGCACTAGAGCCAACTTGATCCCTGTGATCGCCAAGGCGGATACGTTAACAAGCCAGGAATTACAAGATTTCAAGCTCAGAATCAGACAAGTCATTGAGGCACAGGAGATCCGTATCTTTACACCGCCATTAAATGAAACACAGGACGACCCAGCTGCCATGGAACACGCCAGACAGCTGATTGAGTCTATGCCATTCGCCATTGTTGGTTCTGAAGATCAATTCGATAATGGTAGCGGTACCAAGGTTGTTGCAAGAAAATACCCATGGGGTCTagtagaagtagaaaaTGATCAACACTGCGATTTCCGCAAGCTGAGATCACTTCTACTAAGAACCAATCTATTAGACTTGATTCTGTCAACACAAGAACTGCATTACGAAACTTATAGAAGATTACGTCTAGAATCCCATTTGGGCGGATCTTCAAGCGATATTGCAAACGACAAATTGGGCAGCAACTTTGTTGCAGCTCCTGCTAGAAAACTGTCACACAACCCTAAGTTCaaggaggaagaaaatgcattgaagaagtactTCACTGACCAAGTCAAGGCCGAAGAACAAAGATTCAGACAATGGGAACAAAATATCGTCAACGAGAGAATCAAACTCAATGGCGATCTAGAAAAGATCCAGGCCGAGGTAAAAAAACTAGAAGACCAAGTTGCAACTCTAAAGCTAAGAAAGCGTTAA
- the YPQ2 gene encoding Ypq2p: MSNETWCDRSVWPDVSVASGGVSFLTSFVAQIPQLIETYRDKSVEGLSAGFLLCWLFGDITSLFGAVMTRQLPFQILLAVYYLTNDVVICGQYYYYGILHKNQLATPGHESATMEERLLLVRSRGSNPSVHFNMKRRQGWWRWLATLVVGQSGAATAMPLAMPMALVSRAISVSNTATTTTTTTTTPEEPHTSIPGQVFSWVGAMAYFYARIPQLIKNYRRKSTDGLSPLLFVCTLLANVTYTLSIFTSCSFLTSDDKHEFVMNALPFIVGSAGTIVFDLTYFYQHYVLYADDNIIRRLESDEYMPLIS; this comes from the coding sequence ATGAGTAATGAGACATGGTGCGATAGGTCAGTGTGGCCGGATGTGAGCGTCGCCAGCGGCGGGGTCTCGTTTTTGACCTCTTTTGTTGCGCAAATCCCCCAGTTGATCGAGACGTACCGGGACAAGAGCGTCGAAGGGCTTTCGGCCGGTTTCTTGTTGTGCTGGCTCTTTGGCGATATAACCAGTTTGTTTGGGGCTGTCATGACCAGACAGCTTCCGTTCCAGATACTATTGGCCGTGTACTACTTGACGAACGATGTAGTTATATGCGGGcagtactactactatgGGATATTGCACAAGAACCAGTTGGCTACGCCGGGTCACGAGTCGGCGACCATGGAGGAGCGGCTATTGTTGGTACGAAGCCGGGGGTCGAACCCGAGCGTACATTTCAACATGAAGCGTCGCCAGGGCTGGTGGAGATGGCTCGCGACGCTCGTCGTGGGCCAGAGCGGGGCGGCAACCGCAATGCCATTGGCAATGCCAATGGCACTGGTGAGCCGCGCAATCTCGGTTTCCAATACCgccaccaccaccaccaccaccaccaccaccccAGAAGAACCCCACACCAGCATCCCAGGCCAGGTGTTTTCGTGGGTCGGAGCGATGGCCTACTTCTACGCAAGAATACCACAGCTCATCAAGAACTACAGACGCAAGAGCACAGACGGCCTCTCGCCGCTACTATTCGTGTGCACGCTACTGGCGAACGTCACATACACACTGTCCATCTTCACCTCTTGTTCGTTCTTGACCAGTGACGACAAGCACGAGTTCGTCATGAACGCGCTCCCATTCATTGTCGGAAGCGCGGGCACCATCGTCTTCGATTTGACCTACTTCTACCAGCACTACGTCTTGTATGCGGACGACAACATAATCAGACGCCTCGAGTCTGACGAGTACATGCCCTTAATATCATAG
- the SBE22 gene encoding Sbe22p encodes MVMAHVRSRKMGTYPGSSGANSCVSNYSNSTNSKTVGSGIHRRPSENILMNMMEGGSGSGSSAAASASSSVPGGAGSLSTGPGPAGGPPDAPEDGVLSFKPPNRKAVLVKNERPISNESIITDTGDVFSINAGCSKDSSSGTSIIDDEEDDEDGSSIVNGGALTKELFSASNSSQGAAAASTRKNGGSHLNNKDELDAVSLSHLTDTSLSDADLSVSTVKVTSTPKAMNTKYTFNNSDSHVTGNSNSNASSKSGSTSSGAGFDSSGISMGMNMNTAGSSSGPGGAKLLTRSKTASAMKPSTNSAMAPSSVSSTSVHSASHHGHHPLSVSQHSKSVPVLPTDLHNTKKPLTPSQRYRLRREQNKIHLQHSIKQKELFYDEDAKLSANELLDESLVATIPMASHSSAFLTQRKQKRSSASGSSATSSSSSKGGAGGCGSGNGKIIDTHDMPPSPIPGVQRMSDLEYFQQVGRNLSVVYQKSEYEITKSRLLERTQSAELLPFDFKNASEEGMEDLKLVSDDKVSMVTSTRPCWLPPKGQEERKSHEREVRKTLSMASIEKLESSHRREEQEVKDEINRQKVVLLIDRGLNRKSSLPDLKRIAWETGFSSCKRSLIYNTVLNTEHNVISNKYMDKLEELDEIIKCKMTPFPSTQMAEINKLADDMHIGVTPSLRPHLVKLLQWKSISKYGIQTGDNYLMYHLLLEGFEVEEIWKLANLLQLTCFNSTTRDKYDNRIMNKDGVVGRYMRKDAAFAEEFNSRYLNYMTFWNCLARVDHELFMWILDIIVAENAKVSRYDANNKQMQALDWDAFKEKHVTVNYKILCSLTLNVLLRYHFGWNNLLHLDELSSSFRLIQAIDEYQPIREQNALFVRKWNHYYAKF; translated from the coding sequence ATGGTTATGGCGCATGTTCGGTCGCGCAAGATGGGGACGTATCCTGGGTCATCGGGGGCCAACTCGTGTGTGTCGAATTACAGCAATAGCACGAATAGCAAGACGGTAGGGTCCGGGATTCATAGACGTCCTAGTGAGAATATATTGATGAATATGATGGAAGGTGGTAGCggtagtggtagtagtgCGGCAGCAAGCGCGTCCAGTAGTGTTCCAGGGGGGGCAGGGTCTCTTTCTACGGGGCCAGGGCCTGCAGGGGGGCCACCAGACGCGCCTGAGGATGGTGTACTGTCGTTTAAGCCGCCTAATCGGAAGGCGGTTTTAGTGAAGAACGAAAGACCCATTTCGAACGAGTCGATCATTACAGACACGGGAGATGTGTTTTCCATTAATGCTGGATGTTCCAAGGACTCCTCTAGCGGGACGTCGATTATCGACGATGAGgaggatgatgaggatggCAGCAGTATTGTTAATGGTGGCGCGTTGACAAAAGAGTTGTTCTCCGCTTCAAATTCGAGTCAGGGTGCGGCAGCAGCATCCACCAGAAAAAATGGCGGCAGCCACCTGAATAACAAGGATGAGCTGGACGCTGTGTCGCTATCCCACCTCACCGATACCTCGCTTTCGGATGCAGATCTTTCAGTATCGACAGTCAAGGTCACATCAACACCAAAGGCAATGAACACTAAATACACATTTAACAACAGCGATTCGCATGTAACCGGCAATAGTAACAGTAATGCCAGCAGTAAGAGTGGATCGACGTCGTCGGGAGCCGGGTTTGACAGCTCCGGCATCAGCATGGGCATGAATATGAATACGGCAGGTTCCAGCTCTGGGCCAGGCGGCGCGAAGTTGCTTACCCGGTCGAAAACAGCTTCAGCCATGAAGCCCAGCACGAACAGCGCAATGGCTCCATCTTCGGTGTCGTCCACTTCTGTACATTCAGCATCGCATCACGGTCACCATCCGTTGTCCGTATCGCAGCATTCCAAGAGCGTGCCCGTTCTACCAACGGACTTGCACAATACAAAGAAACCCTTAACTCCTTCGCAGCGTTACAGACTGCGCAGGGAACAAAACAAGATACACTTGCAACATAgtatcaaacaaaaagagcTCTTTTACGATGAAGACGCCAAGCTCTCGGCCAACGAGTTGCTGGACGAAAGCCTCGTCGCAACCATACCAATGGCCTCCCATAGTTCTGCGTTCCTCACTCAACgcaaacaaaaaagatcTTCTGCATCGGGATCGTCGGCAACAAGCTCCTCATCATCGAAGGGCGGTGCCGGTGGTTGCGGCAGCGGGAACGGGAAAATCATTGACACCCATGACATGCCTCCTAGCCCAATACCGGGTGTGCAAAGGATGTCTGACCTGGAGTACTTCCAGCAAGTTGGAAGAAACCTCAGTGTTGTATACCAAAAATCTGAGTATGAGATTACCAAGTCGAGGCTCCTGGAGCGTACGCAATCTGCAGAGTTACTTCCCTTTGATTTCAAGAACGCAAGCGAAGAAGGTATGGAGGACTTAAAGCTAGTGAGCGACGACAAAGTGTCGATGGTGACGAGCACGAGGCCATGTTGGCTGCCGCCAAAGGGCCAAGAGGAGCGGAAGTCTCACGAAAGGGAGGTTCGGAAAACGTTGAGCATGGCCAGCATCGAGAAGTTGGAGAGTAGCCATAGACGAGAGGAGCAAGAGGTGAAGGACGAGATAAACAGACAAAAAGTGGTGCTACTTATTGATAGAGGGTTAAATAGGAAATCTTCGCTTCCAGATCTGAAAAGAATTGCATGGGAAACCGGATTCTCATCGTGCAAAAGGTCGTTGATCTACAATACTGTGTTGAACACAGAGCACAACGTGATTTCTAACAAGTACATGGACAAGTTGGAAGAACTAGATGAAATCATCAAGTGCAAAATGACGCCCTTCCCTAGCACGCAGATGGCAGAAATTAACAAGTTGGCGGATGATATGCATATCGGCGTGACGCCATCACTTCGACCACACTTGGTGAAGCTTTTGCAATGGAAGTCTATATCCAAGTATGGGATACAGACGGGGGACAACTACTTGATGTACCACTTGCTTCTGGAAGGGTTTGAGGTGGAAGAGATATGGAAGCTGGCGAACTTGCTCCAGTTGACATGTTTCAACTCTACCACGAGAGACAAGTACGACAACCGGATCATGAACAAAGATGGGGTTGTTGGGAGGTACATGAGGAAAGATGCTGCGTTTGCGGAGGAGTTCAACTCTAGATATTTGAACTACATGACATTCTGGAACTGTCTAGCGCGGGTGGACCACGAGCTATTCATGTGGATCTTGGACATAATAGTTGCGGAGAACGCCAAGGTATCGCGGTACGACGCCAACAACAAGCAGATGCAGGCACTTGATTGGGATGCTTTCAAGGAGAAGCATGTGACGGTAAACTACAAGATTCTTTGTTCGCTCACGTTGAACGTGTTGCTCCGGTACCATTTCGGATGGAACAATCTTTTGCATTTGGACGAGTTGTCGTCGTCGTTCCGGTTAATCCAGGCGATTGACGAGTACCAGCCCATCAGAGAGCAGAATGCGTTGTTTGTGAGGAAGTGGAACCATTACTACGCGAAGTTTTGA